Below is a window of Nyctibius grandis isolate bNycGra1 chromosome 12, bNycGra1.pri, whole genome shotgun sequence DNA.
CAGCTGGACTTGGAGTTGAGGaatttttttgtcaaaatcTTGCTTGTGACAATATTGGTCCATGTCTAGATTGCATTTAATGGTCTGATTAAGGTATGTGCTTATGTTAGCTGCAAGATAGCACTACTTGGTTAAATATTTATAAGGGTGCTATAGGGCCCAGATTTCAACGGGAACTAATAATCTACCACATGTACCTGGAGTCCCTGGTGAGCTGGGACTGCTGAAGCTGGCATCTCCATCACTACTGTTACCTGTCTTAGCTACTCAGTTTGTCTACTCATGCTTTAATCAGACTTTTGATTACCATGTATGCCTAATTTTCTTTGTGCCTCCATATTCACATtgctatttattaatttaactATGATAAAAATTATGTAACTTTTGCATGGAtaattcctaaatatttttgtggtcTACTATTATTAACATGTGTGGAAAAGGTCAGATATAAAACAGATGTTTCTCCCAACCTACCATTTTTTGGAGACATGCAGGAGGAAAAGTTACAGAAGGAAGATGCAGAAGAGTGTTTCTTTCTGATGTAGATACGGTCTGTATGACTTGTGGTTAACAGAAACCACCTAGAAGTAAGGCAGGGAAAGCTGCAGTTGCATTTCAGGAAGCACCTGAAAAGAAACGAGTAGACTCGGGGCTAGGCAAATGCGGAAATCCTTTGTGTTCTGAGCACATAGATGCTACCATTAACTTCAGAGAGGCAAAGCTgtaggaaagggaagggaataGAGAGAGATAATAAAAATCTAGTTGGAAAACCAAACTGATCTTCCAGTCCAGAGTATAGCTTATATCTTTATTTCTCAGTATTGAGGCCGCACTATGCTGTGCTCTGTCCTAGGCAGGGCTGGAATTTTACTCTGAATGTACCAAAGGAAATTTTAGGGAAAAGTCTGTTGCTGCCAGAGAAGTGGACTAAGATAAACTGGTATCTCTTCTTCTCTAACACTGATGGCTCTCTGAAAGCCGTTTCATGTTATCGGATGACAGAAGAATGGCAGGCAAGTGTAATTTTTCATGAGGATAACCTAGAGATGATTCCTGGCTAACTTCCTAAAGAGTACCTAATTGCCTTTGGGGTTTTTGATTCTATCtgctttttggaaaataatgaCAACTGTGTGGATAAAAAATGACTTATTTTGGAAAGAGTGCAATCCACTTTTAGCTGTTTGAAAGCCTAGAGATCCATAGATGTCTGGAGAGTTAGAAGAAAACCTCCCTTGCAAATACAGAGGAGTGCTCCTGATCTTAATGATTTCTCTGATTTAAGATGTTTTGTCTATTGCAGAAAATTTACGAAGGGTGATTAGAGTTCATGTAAATACCAAGGCAGAACTTACAGCCCATGGCTTCATTTCATATGGCACGTTATTATGAGACCTACTACTTCAAAGCAAATATAGAGCTGCTGCAGGCATTGGATTCACGTGGGAAATGCAGGctgcaattatttcttttgaagattGTATAATGCTAAGGTGTGTGTTGCACGGATACCTGCCGAAAGGATTTACAGGTCCAGTTTGGCCATCAGTACAGAAGTTCCTCACTCTGAGGTTCTTACACTTGAGAAAGGAACAGGAGTTTTAGCTGAGGAagttattattgttgttgttgttattagcttttttttttagagttgaACATTGATAAATCGTGAGCTACAGCTGTTTCTTCACTGCCAAGCGATCTTCAGGAATTACTATCTGTCTCTGAATTTAGAATCTTTACAATTACTGttctaaaaacaaaatctcCAGTAACTTAgagctaaaatatattttttacttttctttaatggATACATACTTTATTTGACAGGTATTATTTTCCCTAAGGGTCTATTAAAGAAATAGTTTGAAGACAAAGGAGAGGTTACACAGCCTTATTTTCAGTTGCACATAATCTTTTTTTGCCCTTATTCAGTAAATGCCTGTGAGTTCTTAATTCACAAAGGTACTTGGCTACATTCCTACCTTTAGGCAGACAAATAGTTTTGTTGTCTTTACTGGGACAGTTCATGTGCTTCAAGTTGAGTGCATGAACAGATAACTGGCTGAAGGCAGAGGATTATCTCAACCTTTGTATAGGAATTCAGTAGTATTTGTAAGAGCAAAGTCTGTTTGCCCAAATGAGGTTTGTGTATACAAGTTCAATAGCTTCTGCATCCAGGACTTATAGCCTGACAAGTGCTTGTGCAGCCATTAAGTCCACTAAAATCCAAATGTATGAAGGTGTTTATACGCTCTCAGAAGCTGTAGTCaaagtaaataatttcattttttttctgcttttcatatatttatttactcatGAGAATAATCTTTTATCTTGGTTAAATGACTCTTTTGGTGACACAGATTCCAACctattttctgctgaaattgtttttcaagaaaaaccTTGTAAGCCAAGAACCTCCCTACAGAACTTGAAATGCAGGTCCCCTACCCAAGCCACAAAAGCACATGAAGCCCACGGAGCAGGGGCTCTCAGGAGCTGCAGTCATTGCGTTGCACACCTGAAACAGCCTGaatcagcaaacaaaaaaagaacaaaatggaaaactgaagaGTTCTGTAAGAAATTCTAGCctgaactgaaaaacaaatctgtgactggcagaggcagaggaagcTGAGATAGAGATTGGACATGTAGAAAAAATGGTTCACGCTTTTAGACAATGTAATTCATATTGCAGCTAGGACAGAAGAATATCAACAGACAGCAACTATTGGATATGACATGTGGTACCTCTGGACGAAGGGAGAGtgctgaagacagaaattaCTGGAAAGTGTAAAGAAAGCACATGAGAAATGTGGCCAAAGTAGTGAAAAAAGATACAGGGAAAGGTAACAGGGACATGCTGAAGGCCTCGTCGTTGAACTGGAAGCTTCTATAATGGAGAGTCAcagaggctttaaaaaaataaacagcaggaaaacacatCTGTGACCATCTAAATCATGAGATAAAGACCAATcagggagagaaagcaaaattctCCAAGGAAATCTTAAGAAGACGCCTTAACAAAGGGCAGGCTGTAATTAACTTCAAGACCACCATGctaataaaagcagcagcagcaaatggcGGAGAGAAGTGAAAATAGCTAATGCTTTGTGCGCTGGTGGGAGGATGGATGAAGGAGTGTTCACAACAGTCACGGATGACAAGCAGACCTCGAGGGTAATGTTCCTTTAAGAAAGTGACCTCATCTCTAATGTAAATTACATATAGAGGCATATAAACATTTTCACTGTCTGTAAAAATTTATATTCAATGGATTTGTCATCCTATGAAACCCCAAAGGAATAGTGGAATGGAAATGTGCCTGGATCTCATGTTAGGTTTGCACCCTGCGCTTCAAACTTCCAGCGTCtgtctaaaataaaataggtcagcagtgcattttctttcagaaaaccaGCTACATCATCTTAACTGGTTGTGTGATAACTTAGGCTCATCTCTCAAACCAATTAGCAGGGGTTTTTAAACAGGGTTGAATATGCCTACGTTGTATATCAATACTTTTAGCTGgatggattttaaaatattcttattgTTTAAATAACTTTCAGAGTACACCACAGTAGTTGTTACATCTCTCAAATATAGTtaattgattaatttttttttctcaacttGCTGTGGGTATTGAACCAGTGATTCCTGTCAAAACTAATGTTGATGTTGTCACTGCAGGTCAACCGAAGACTCATCTCAGGTGTGTTACATGTATTCACTTAACGAAGTGCCCTTAATGGCAAACCAGCAATCACCCCTTCCCAGCCTCTCAGACCCCCTTGAATGTCAGTTAACCATAGGTATTCACTGCATGTGGAGTAGGTAAATATCCAAAGGTGTGCACTAAAGCAGGGAAGGTCATTTTGGGCTTTTTGTTGAAAGAGAAGATTGGCCCATGTGTGATAAAGCCCAACGCTAACCACACAGTTCGCACTAGAGAGAGTAAATCACCCTGTCCTGACTCATTTTTGTCACTGCCCATCAAAAATCACTTTCACTGAAACTACACCTTATGTTTTTAGGCTGGGAATTGTAACTATTTCCTACAAaagaaactgttcttttttcacTATCCAGGAAAATGTACTTTAAACATCTAAAACATAGAACagttaattttttcctgaagccaGCGCTTGCTACTTCATGTCCATTCCCAGCGCAGTCAATCGTTATCCAGCCAGCATATAGTTCAGAAGGTGGAGCTATCAGGCAGAAGGAATATAAggtgagaaaaggaaagctgctgtgtctTGCTGATGCCAAGAGTAAGTGAGATTATGTAAAACCTTTAAAGAGAGtccccttcctctgccccaCCCCCTGCTCCTATATAACACATGCTGCATTTAGCAACACCTGCTTTTCCCCAGCCGGTGGTGGGCTGTGCGTGCCTGCTTCTTGCCCCTGCTGATGGATGCTCTCGCCTTTAGCAGCCCCCTTGGATGGCTCTGCGTGGGTGTCACCGTGCTTTTTGGGGTGACTGTGCTCCACAGGGCCCAGAGGAGCCCAGTGGAGAAAGCAAATGTTCTGATCTGGAGCCTTCTGCCTGCCTTGCTGGGGCTGTTGTGTGGGGCCACGCTGGGCACTGGCGGGGGGCTGGTGGCATTTTGGGTCGTGTGCCTCATCTGCTCTGCGTACCTGGGTGGCAGGACGCTGCTGCCCGTGGGCGACAGAGCCGTGCTCATCACAGGTAAGGTGCTGCAGACACGCTCCGGGAAGCAAAAACTGGCTTTTCTCACAAGTGGGCTGGAAAACTTTGTGTCCTGGGGGTGGGTATCCATGAAATGCATGCTCGTAaggtttccttttatttttttttctcattttatttgctttgccagagatgtttttttccaggtaaataAGTGTTCTGAAATTAAGTAGAAAAGCATCTTAATAGATGCTATTATTTTTTAGTGTCTCATTTAATCTTTACAAGTAGCTTTTTAGACATACTTGTGAAATTAACTGGTGCAAAAAGCATAAGAATACTTACAATGGTCTAATTTTTTAGGAGAGACATTAATTTCTGGAAGCCCTCAGAGCACTACATTACTTGTGTTTACTTGAATTTATCGCACTGGTTGTGGATGTACGGTTATCCTTCGCTGTGCACGTTTACACAGTGCACACTATGTATATCATGCATATATTTCAAGACACTAGTTTGATGCCATCTCTTTGAAACGATGTATGAAATCATTTGGGAGAGAGTAATTTTCTTCACTAGCAGTGAAAGTTCAGAGCTAATGAATTCGGTCTCTATTAGCCCTCTGATCTACTCAAAACCCACTTCTAGTTTGCAGGGATGGCATTTTGGTAGTTTTatggcttttctgctgtttcttctaaAACTTTAAATGTTGTTTATTTGTGTTAATCAAACCTTTAAAGCGAAGAGCCTGCCAACTGCTGCTTGCACTGTtaacttgctctttttttgttttattttctatttttccccctctggaAAGCTGAATTAAGTTGCTTTGGTTTCTATAGCTATTTCTTGGagaatttcattttgttttataggGACACCTGGAAATAATTTAGATCTGCCTAGCAAGCATTAATATGGGGATTAAGTACAGAAGTTATGAGAGAACAAGCTGAGCAGCAAGTTCTCCCCTCGCAGTTTATCTGCCAGCTGGgtttctccctgcaggtgtaTAGAATGaggatggggagcagggagctctCCTTTCCCACCCCGGCAGACACAGGGGTTGTGCTTGCACTTGGGaatatctttgctttttgtaaggctgcagttcttcaggaaaaagcaCTCTCTCCGAGCTTACCTGCTTTAGGGAATTTGAATTAGAGCAATGCAGGGAGTGAAGAACATTTGGGTCTATTCCAGCAAACGAATGTGCTTTCTTTGTACCTGTGCTGCAACTGTCCTGAAGAAATGCAAGTTTGGACACCTTTGATAGCTGACATGTCTGAGGAGGCTCTTCTTGGTCTTTATTTGAATCCAGACTCGTATGCAATCAATCAAACCTTCCatcaactgaaaagaaagttttacTCAATGTGTTTCTGGTTAAATTGCTCTGATTGTAGTACTCATCCCCCTACTAACTGTAggatgtgtgtgtctgtgtgcgtGTGCAGGTGTGAGGTGCCTTTAAATCAATTTTGGTGTCATTTTCTCCAATTTAGACAAGACCTGAGGCAAGCACTTCATGGGGaatggtgactttttttttttttcccttctccctgcttTCAGTTCTGCAGGGTTGAGTaatgctgctgtgctctggACAGCTGCCACACATCACTCGTGAGACAGCTGCCTTTGGCCAGAGGACAGAGTAATCTCTGTGCTTCTCTCCCTGGGTTTTGTCAAATATTGTTCTGGTCCTCTTTGCGTGTCGCTTGTACGGGTGCTGCTCTGCGTTATTTATTTAATCCAGCAGTTCACCAAAGTACCACAAACTGTGCCCAGTtgtcaaaatgctttttcacatGAGTAACTGTGGGCATGTGAGCAGTCTTAAAGTCATTGGTGAAACCTTTCTATTGACCCTCTTGCTGGGAGCAAGTGCTTCAGTGTCCTTAAACAGAAGCTCCTGGGCATGGAAACATTTCTGTGTAGTTTGCTAGACCTAATAGCCAGCTTCCCTAAACATTAAATTACCATGAAGATCCAAAGTAGCAGGAATTGCAAAATTCTTGCCTGGGTTATTCTGTGGGATGAATTTCTCCAGTTAACTTGGTCTTTTCATTCTTGGTGTGTGACTTGGCGTTTCTGATGCTCAGTGTGAGTAGCTGATGAAGTCTCAGTAACGATTCAGTGACAGTCAGTACTGCCTGCCGTTCTTCTAATAAATCTTCTAATCATTCACAAATTGTTATTGTTGACATAGAAgcaagggtggggggggacTCTCTATTTCTTCGCTATAGAAACCTAACTACTGCTTGAATTTCATGAGTTGAAGGGTAGTTTCTCTAGACTTCAATAACAGGTCTGAAAATCGAGTCAGACTTGTTTTGATAAAAACTGGGGACAAacccagcagcaggcacagatAAACACTAGTTTTGTTTCCTACTCGGGGTTGCTACACCCATCCCTAGATGTTGAGCACTCTGCCCCTTCCCAAGTTAAAGCTGTGTTGTAAAACTTCAGTAATATGCAGCTCTGTGGCTGTGTACTTGCTGCAAAGGATGAAAGGGGAAGGATTTGATAAAGAAAAAGGGTCTTTcactaaaagagaaagaagggaagacaccccacccccaaacccagAAATCTGTCATGTCTTTGGGGTATTTGCAGGCCTCTTCATGTCTCTGTTGGAATTCCAGGAATGCAGGTTtgttcttctcttctctgtcagGTCAGGGTGTGAGAAGCTAAGTGTGGTATATAGGGAAGAAATAGAGagtcccccccccgcccttgcttctcccaggcaactagcgataggacaagaggacacagcctcaagctttgccaggggaggttcaggttagacattaggaagcatttcttctcagaaagggtcattagacattggaaggggctgcccagggaggtggtggagtcaccatctctggaggtgtttaagaaaagcctggacatggcacttagtgccatggtctagttgacagggtggtctcagggcaatggttggactcgatgatcccagaggtctcttctaacctgattgattctgtgattctgtgattctttataTCTGCTTTACAGTAACTGCATTAGTTTCTTAAACTCCTCATTTTCCTCATGATACTGTCCTTTGCAGAACTCCTGCAGCACGGTCCCTATGAACTCCTTCACTGTCTCTAGCAGAGCCCTGTGTTGCTTCATTGGAAGTCCTGGTGGGCAGATGGGTGAGATGTTTCCTCCCTTGCTAAGATGGGAAGAATGGAAACTGGAATTAATTAAGACACTGGGAGAGAAAGCACTTAAAATATCTTAAGATAGTGGTAGCAAAATACTCTATCAAAGGGAGAGACTTGTGAATCAATTGAAttatttgttaaatattcatCATTGTTACCTGGTGGGAGGAATTGCACAATTGTGATCACAAAGATCATTGTTGTGTGTCTGCTTTAATGGTGCTGCCTGCATTTTATAGCTCATTGCTTTATATGGACAAAATTTGGGAATAAATTTAGAGGAGAATAGAGAGGATAAAGGAAATTCTGATGCAACTATGCATTAATTAAATAACTGGTGCTATTTGGCTTAGCCTAATGCCTTTCTGAAGCTTTCTTAGGGTTTGAAAGCGCTGAACTCCTTTTGCAGGTAAAGAAATAGTTGCTTAGCTTTGGCTTGGTAGCAGCCTGTGACCAAAAAGTATTTATCAGAAGGATCTGGGTGGTAGATGTTTGAATAAAATAACACAACTtctttgaaataagaaatagaACCCAACAATTTCTTTGAATTCCAATGCCCTATAATTGTTTTGTCCATCTgagatttcaaattaaaatatttctgtggtttttcttgcttattttgtgtttgtgtttttggttttttttcctagatattTTTGTTATCAGGTTTCAGTCCAAATATTTGTATAAACGCAATCTGgggttttatttcctctgtatGTCTGAAGTAAGTCTTAGAATCTGTCAGTGGTAGAGCACAAACTGATGCCATCAGCTCTGAGCCAAGAGGACGTGGTCTATGAATCTTTGTGGAACATGCAAAGGTCCAGGTCCTCAAACCTTCAGATCTGAACCTTTCTTCCCACTGTCATGTGTATTTCAGTGGCTTTATTTAATCATCTTTTTGGTTACCTTTGCATGTATTTCCAATGTATGCCCTTTTTTCTATTTAGATGATGGTTTAGGACAGACCCACTTTTCAAGTGTCTGTTTGATGCTTTCAGGAAGCGACACTGGGATTGGACATGCGCTGGCTAAATACCTGGATAGcttgggttttgttgtgtttgctGGGGTTTTGAATAAGGATGGACCTGGAGCTGAGGAACTGAGACGTACCTGTTCTCGGAGACTCTCTCTTCTGCAGCTGGATATAACCAATGCCACCCAAGTCAAGGAAGCCTATATAAAAGTCTCAGAGAAGGTGCAAAATACAGGTATGACTCCATTCCATTATAATGGGTGTACTAATGTAGCTGTTTACAAGGTGCATCTCTTACCTGTTGGCTGCATTGTGGCTTATGTGTGTAGGTCACTTCcatgctgcagcctgtgggcaGTCAGGGTATTTATATAGGTGACTTCTGCTTTCTGGGACACACAAAAAATGGTGATGACTGTTCATGGAGTGGGTACTGAGTATCTGTAGCTGCAGATCATTTCTGCTTTGATCTGTAGGCACCATCCACCTCATCAGTTTAATCTTTAGGGAGTTGATTTCCTGCTGTATAGCAGCCctgtgctttcttctcttcccaggACTCTGGGGAGTCGTGAACAATGCTGGTGTCCTGGGCTTCCCCGCTGACGGTGAACTGCTCCCCATGAGCACATACAGGCAGTGCATGGAGGTGAATTTCTTCGGTGCTGTAGAGGTGTCCAAGACCTTCTTACCATTACTTCGGAAATGCCAGGGGAGGCTGGTTAACATGTCCAGCATGGCAGGTGAGCTGAACTAAAGCACCAAATAAATTTCTGgtgcaacagaaaaaacaactaaCTTTGATGGCAAAAACGCTGAGGAAGGTGTCAGTTGGTCTTGCTTGTCGATACACCTAGGGAATTAATATCTAGGTAATAAACgcaggtttttcttttgtttgggaGACTATTTCCAGAAAACAGCCCTTAAAGAAGAAGAGTTTAATATGGCTAAAAAGATGCTGTTATATCAAAGACAGTCAAATTCAGATCTGGTGTTAGAGATGTTATGAGTGATAGCTTTGTGAGCTTCCAGAAAGATGGGTGGTAAATCACAGATGTTTCTATAACATGTTCCAGCAGAAGTCTGTGACCGCCTCAGTTTGTGTGTCGTAGAACCACACTGTGGAGATGCCCAAAAGCTGTCTGCCTTTTGCAGAGGCAGGCTGTCTTCCGTTTGGGCTGGTTACACCTTAAAGTTTCAACCTTTGGGTTAAAGTTTCAATACTTTGGGTTAAAATTGGAGCATAAATAACTTTTGGATAAGTTCATGACATTTGCCATTTGTAAAAGTCCATAACAAATGTTAGATATTTTACTTGTGCAGCTCAACCTCTCCGGCCTTGTAGGGCCCAAGTACTATAGTTAGAGTGAGAAAGCACAATGATAAAACACCTGCTGAAGAGTAGCATTTAATGCTTCAAGAGCAGAagccagttttattttttgtggcaTCCTACAGTTCTTTCCAGAGTGCACAGTCCTAGAGCATGGGCTGCTAATAACCTAGGACCTGAAAAGGGTGTgtgtttatatttctttaaaaatattttggatttcttcttaaaaatactttagcCTAACTTATTAGCAAAGTGGTATTTTTCATGaatgaaataacttttaaaaa
It encodes the following:
- the HSD17B2 gene encoding 17-beta-hydroxysteroid dehydrogenase type 2, translated to MDALAFSSPLGWLCVGVTVLFGVTVLHRAQRSPVEKANVLIWSLLPALLGLLCGATLGTGGGLVAFWVVCLICSAYLGGRTLLPVGDRAVLITGSDTGIGHALAKYLDSLGFVVFAGVLNKDGPGAEELRRTCSRRLSLLQLDITNATQVKEAYIKVSEKVQNTGLWGVVNNAGVLGFPADGELLPMSTYRQCMEVNFFGAVEVSKTFLPLLRKCQGRLVNMSSMAGGIPLPRYAAYGASKAALSMFSGVMRQELSKWGIKVAAVHPSGFRTGIQGTSDLWDKQEKELMENLPADTRQDYGEDYLLSLKSYLLHMPAYCDADLSPVLGAILHALLAKRPRGLYTPGKGAYVPLCVFCYFPLWFYDFFISKMVSTESVPRVPRTAEAESKNL